One region of Miscanthus floridulus cultivar M001 chromosome 19, ASM1932011v1, whole genome shotgun sequence genomic DNA includes:
- the LOC136528455 gene encoding uncharacterized protein, which yields MSEWAESCVSEVGCRTLVELGYMPEKPLIGWRPAAGDAVPAPNAGEIVVFAPFFERGFSVPTHPFFRRLLDYYGLQLHHLNPNGILHISIFITLCEAYLGIEPHLGIWKWLYRVKPASKLDPNNTIGGAGIQLRSRTPYVSIPLRTSNKGWHSRWFYCRNEKPSLPDFVADHCPVKLPSWNNPPSADEMAEVEKIISHLNELIQDGLDGADLIATFLSRRIQPIKKRCHRMSEFTGNSDPTRETPVKLPEDEIFSRAAHLLSTDTKICTHGKPLPCHHKRPVKHDLSKYLSVTLEEDEERAMPQTTDAATLVSQPPLKNPRIPGAGSSGESVQQKAKEVVARSCSELAQQRESGNSAPIAQPPSDDEDTETLSHRKKRKFAEALACSTVDVGSVHVSPPQAASLPPQSEPCPLRSSPALHASPTTTMLPTLTAPKSIKTTHVPCRPLPHDNLGSSQQSDGFATDSVEVEGEVHGKKAEEEPGMLYVQMKDMESKLLWEIDDEKERTEVEWEKVKEAATSFMTRLPEITLSLKRASEMIVKLKKENKDLEVKLKQENKDLEVKLKQENKELEVKLKQENKVLEVKLKQENKELEVKLKQENEVARALEKKASDLSKELDIVRADRDSLSRGFQDAKKKAADLCDAFDAIQAACDKFSIDNPTPDGVEAVTE from the exons ATGTCAGAATGGGCAGAATCCTGTGTCTCGGAGGTCGGATGCCGCACACTGGTGGAGCTTGGGTACATGCCGGAGAAGCCACTGATTGGatggcggccggcggccggcgacGCGGTCCCGGCGCCGAACGCCGGTGAGATCGTGGTCTTCGCGCCCTTCTTCGAGCGTGGGTTCTCGGTGCCGACGCACCCGTTCTTCCGCCGTCTCCTCGATTACTACGGCCTGCAGCTTCACCACTTGAACCCTAACGGTATACtccacatctcaatcttcatcactTTGTGCGAGGCGTATCTGGGAATCGAGCCGCACTTGGGTATTTGGAAATGGCTATACcgtgtcaagccagcaagcaagctAGACCCCAACAACACCATTGGAGGAGCCGGCATCCAGCTTCGTTCGAGGACGCCATATGTCTCCATCCCGCTGCGGACATCCAACAAAGGATGGCACTCGAGGTGGTTTTACTGCCGGAACGAGAAGCCATCACTGCCTGACTTCGTTGCTGACCATTGCCCTGTTAAGCTGCCGTCGTGGAATAATCCCCCATCTGCCGACGAGATGGCCGAGGTGGAGAAGATCATCTCACACCTCAATGAATTGATCCAAGATGGCCTCGACGGAGCCGATTTGATCGCTACCTTCTTGTCTCGTCGGATCCAACCGATCAAGAAAAGGTGCCATCGGATGTCTGAATTCACCGGTAATTCTGACCCCACACGGGAGACGCCTGTGAAGTTGCCTGAAGATGAGATTTTTTCCCGGGCGGCCCATCTTCTGTCAACTGATACTAAGATTTGCACCCATGGCAAGCCACTTCCGTGTCATCACAAAAGACCAGTGAAACAT GACCTGAGCAAGTACCTTTCCGTGACTCTGGAGGAAGACGAAGAGAGAGCCATGCCACAGACGACAGACGCCGCCACCCTTGTCAGCCAGCCCCCTCTGAAGAACCCGAGGATCCCTGGTGCTGGCTCCTCTGGGGAGTCTGTCCAACAGAAGGCCAAGGAAGTTGTGGCCCGCTCCTGCAGTGAGCTGGCACAACAGCGAGAGTCCGGCAACAGTGCGCCAATTGCCCAGCCGCCGTCTGACGATGAGGATACGGAGACCCTGTCCCATAGGAAGAAGAGAAAGTTCGCTGAGGCCCTCGCTTGCTCCACTGTAGACGTCGGGTCTGTGCACGTGTCGCCTCCACAGGCAGCCTCTCTGCCACCTCAATCGGAGCCATGTCCACTCCGGTCATCGCCGGCACTTCATGCTTCTCCTACCACTACAATGCTGCCCACCTTGACTGCTCCCAAGTCAATCAAGACGACACACGTGCCTTGCCGACCTCTCCCGCATGACAACCTGGGGTCTAGTCAGCAGTCGGATGGGTTCGCTACAGACTCTGTTGAAGTGGAGGGAGAGGTACATGGaaagaaggccgaggaggagccaGGGATGCTCTATGTCCAGATGAAGGATATGGAGAGCAAGCTGCTATGGGAGATCGATGATGAGAAGGAGCGCACCGAGGTTGAGTGGGAGAAGGTCAAGGAGGCTGCAACGTCCTTCATGACTAGACTCCCTGAGATCACTCTCAGCCTCAAGCGTGCCTCCGAGATGATAGTTAAATTGAAGAAGGAGAACAAGGATCTGGAAGTTAAATTGAAGCAGGAAAACAAGGATCTGGAAGTTAAATTGAAGCAGGAGAACAAGGAGCTGGAAGTCAAATTGAAGCAGGAGAACAAGGTGCTGGAAGTCAAATTGAAGCAGGAGAACAAGGAGCTAGAAGTTAAACTGAAGCAGGAGAACGAGGTTGCTCGAG CTTTGGAGAAGAAGGCCAGCGATCTGTCTAAGGAGCTTGACATTGTGCGCGCGGATCGTGATTCCCTCAGCCGGGGGTTCCAGGATGCCAAGAAGAAAGCTGCTG ACTTGTGTGATGCCTTTGATGCTATTCAAGCTGCCTGCGACAAGTTCTCGATTGACAATCCGACTCCGGACGGTGTTGAGGCTGTCACCGAGTGA
- the LOC136528393 gene encoding uncharacterized protein: MSEWAESCVSEVSCRTLVELGYMPEKPLIGWRPAFGEAVPKPRTGETVVFADFFERGFSVPTHPFFRRLLGYYGLQLHHLNPNGILHISIFITLCEAYLGIEPHFGSWKWLYCVRPVSKRDPNNGNNTCACAIGGACIQLRPKTQYVSIPRRTSNKGWQSRWFYCRNEKLSLPDFVASHCPVKLPSWSNPPTADEMAEVGKIIPHFNGLIRNGLDGAQLVVTFVCRRIQPIKKRCHRMSEFTGISDPTRERSIKLTGDDILSRVAQLLSTDTNICTNGKPLPCHHKRPPKNDLSKYLSATLEEDEEGVDMPQATVGVTIVSQPPLKKPRTLGAGSSGELVQQKGNEVVARSCSELAQQRESGNSAPIAQPAPDDGDTETMSHWKKRKSDEALACSTPDLGLQDLSYLGRVAIFKREEKLSKDVMLPCLLLHSSASPTTEVSTSTSREAADLTAPHREEMPDNESVPLLPPQAASPSPTPLSEPRSLQSSPACQSPPTTTLSALTVPESIKMTHVPCRPLPCDNLGSSQQSVGFATDSVEVEGEVHGKKAQEEEPGMLNVQMKDMESNLLWEIDDEMECVEVDWEKVKEAATFFETRLTEITLKFKRASELIVKLKQENKELEVKLKQENKKLEFKLKQENKNLEVKLKQENNELEVKLKQENEVARAFEKKASDLSKELDIVRADRDSLSRRFQDAKKKAADLCDAFNCNKFSIDNSTPDSVEVVTERLGNFPTELADEAVAAAADGGHCCIGMQLALVTRG, from the exons ATGTCGGAATGGGCAGAATCCTGTGTTTCGGAGGTCTCATGCCGCACACTGGTGGAGCTTGGGTACATGCCGGAGAAGCCATTGATTGGATGGCGGCCGGCGTTCGGCGAAGCGGTCCCGAAGCCGCGCACCGGTGAGACCGTGGTCTTCGCGGACTTCTTCGAGCGTGGGTTCTCGGTGCCGACGCACCCGTTCTTCCGCCGTCTCCTCGGTTACTACGGCCTGCAGCTTCACCACTTGAACCCTAACGGTATACtccacatctcaatcttcatcactCTCTGCGAGGCGTACCTGGGAATCGAGCCGCACTTCGGGTCGTGGAAATGGCTATATTGTGTGAGGCCAGTAAGCAAGCGAGATCCCAACAACGGCAACAACACCTGTGCTTGCGCGATTGGAGGAGCCTGCATCCAGCTTCGTCCGAAGACGCAATACGTCTCCATTCCGCGGCGGACATCCAACAAAGGATGGCAGTCGAGGTGGTTTTACTGCCGCAACGAGAAGCTGTCGCTGCCTGACTTCGTTGCTAGCCATTGCCCTGTTAAGCTGCCGTCGTGGAGTAATCCCCCCACTGCAGACGAGATGGCCGAGGTGGGGAAGATCATCCCACACTTCAATGGCTTGATCCGAAATGGGCTCGACGGAGCCCAGTTGGTCGTTACCTTCGTGTGTCGTCGGATCCAGCCGATCAAGAAGAGGTGCCATCGGATGTCTGAGTTCACAGGTATTTCTGACCCGACACGAGAGAGGTCGATAAAGTTGACTGGAGATGATATTCTTTCCCGGGTGGCCCAGCTCTTGTCAACTGATACTAACATTTGCACTAATGGCAAGCCACTTCCGTGTCATCACAAACGACCGCCGAAAAAT GACCTGAGCAAGTACCTTTCCGCGACTCTGGAGGAAGACGAAGAGGGAGTAGACATGCCACAGGCGACGGTCGGCGTCACCATAGTCAGCCAGCCCCCTCTGAAGAAACCGAGGACCCTTGGTGCCGGCTCCTCTGGGGAGTTGGTCCAACAGAAGGGCAATGAAGTTGTGGCCCGCTCCTGCAGTGAGCTGGCACAACAGAGAGAGTCTGGCAACAGTGCGCCAATTGCCCAGCCGGCGCCTGACGATGGGGACACGGAGACCATGTCCCATTGGAAGAAGAGAAAGTCCGATGAGGCCCTCGCCTGCTCCACCCCAGACCTGGGGCTGCAAGATCTGTCATATCTTGGTAGGGTGGCGATTTTTAAGAGGGA GGAGAAGTTGTCCAAGGATGTTATGTTACCCTGTCTGTTGCTGCACTCCAGTGCCTCGCCAACCACGGAAGTAAGCACCTCTACCAGCAGGGAGGCAGCAGATCTCACTGCCCCACACCGTGAGGAGATGCCAGACAACGAGTCCGTGCCCCTGTTGCCTCCACAGGCAGCCTCTCCGTCTCCGACACCTCTATCGGAGCCACGTTCACTCCAGTCATCGCCAGCATGTCAATCTCCTCCTACTACAACACTGTCCGCCTTGACTGTTCCCGAGTCAATCAAGATGACGCATGTGCCTTGCCGTCCTCTCCCATGTGACAACCTGGGGTCCAGTCAGCAGTCCGTTGGGTTCGCTACTGACTCCGTTGAAGTGGAGGGAGAGGTACACGGGAAGAAGgcccaggaggaggagccagggATGCTCAATGTCCAGATGAAGGACATGGAGAGCAACCTGTTATGGGAGATCGATGATGAGATGGAGTGTGTCGAGGTCGATTGGGAGAAGGTCAAGGAGGCCGCGACGTTCTTCGAGACTAGACTCACTGAAATCACTCTCAAGTTCAAACGTGCCTCCGAGCTGATAGTTAAATTAAAGCAGGAGAACAAGGAGCTGGAAGTTAAATTGAAGCAGGAGAACAAGAAGCTGGAGTTTAAATTGAAGCAGGAGAACAAGAATCTGGAGGTTAAATTGAAgcaggagaacaatgagctggaGGTTAAATTGAAGCAGGAGAACGAGGTCGCTCGAG CTTTTGAGAAGAAGGCCAGTGATCTGTCTAAGGAGCTTGACATTGTGCGCGCGGATCGTGATTCCCTCAGCCGGAGGTTCCAGGATGCCAAGAAGAAAGCTGCTG ACTTGTGTGATGCCTTCAACTGCAACAAGTTCTCGATTGACAATTCGACCCCGGACAGTGTTGAGGTTGTCACCGAGCGACTGGGTAACTTCCCGACTGAGCTGGCAGAtgaagcagtagcagcagcagctgatGGGGGGCACTGCTGCATCGGGATGCAGTTAGCGCTTGTAACAAGAGGTTGA